From the genome of Brachyhypopomus gauderio isolate BG-103 chromosome 20, BGAUD_0.2, whole genome shotgun sequence, one region includes:
- the lbx1b gene encoding transcription factor LBX1b, giving the protein MTSAKAVSICEVIHENRRQSPLDHLPPPASSNKPLTPFSIADILSKPSGKRHCYRNGCGIIHLNSSAVKQRSSGNSISKRPQISQTSPLCALQELASKTFKGLDLGVLQAAEGSDGVTLFGQRSNPKKRRKSRTAFTNHQIYQLEKRFLYQKYLSPVDRDQIAHQLCLTNAQVITWFQNRRAKLKRDLEEMKADVESAKAIGVVPLEKIARLADLERCARGTVGPSRPESPAQLGHERKITHKLRVSAMASLSDHTSENYSEDEDAEIDVDD; this is encoded by the exons ATGACATCCGCCAAGGCTGTCAGCATTTGTGAAGTGATTCATGAGAACAGAAGACAGAGTCCCTTGGACCATCTTCCGCCACCCGCGAGCTCTAACAAACCCCTCACACCTTTCAGCATCGCCGACATTCTCAGCAAGCCGTCCGGGAAAAGACATTGCTACAGAAATGGCTGTGGAATCATTCATCTCAATTCTAGTGCCGTGAAGCAGCGGTCATCGGGCAACAGCATATCGAAACGACCACAAATATCCCAAACGTCACCTCTTTGCGCACTTCAGGAGTTGGCCAGTAAGACTTTCAAAGGTCTAGATCTGGGTGTGCTCCAGGCAGCTGAAG GCAGCGATGGGGTCACTCTATTTGGTCAAAGAAGCAACCCAAAAAAACGTAGAAAATCCAGGACTGCATTTACCAACCACCAGATCTACCAACTAGAAAAACGGTTTCTATACCAGAAATATTTGTCACCGGTGGATCGAGACCAAATAGCGCACCAGCTATGTTTAACAAATGCGCAAGTGATCACTTGGTTTCAGAATCGCCGCGCCAAATTAAAGCGGGATTTGGAGGAAATGAAAGCAGACGTGGAATCCGCCAAAGCCATCGGAGTAGTGCCACTAGAGAAAATAGCCAGACTGGCTGATCTAGAGAGGTGCGCCAGGGGAACCGTGGGACCCTCGAGGCCAGAGTCCCCTGCCCAGTTGGGCCACGAGCGGAAGATTACACACAAATTGCGCGTGTCAGCCATGGCGTCACTCTCAGACCACACAAGTGAAAACTATTCTGAAGACGAAGACGCAGAAATAGACGTGGATGACTGA